The genomic DNA GGTGGGGGAGTAAATGGCAAGATGGTGAAATGGATTTCATGGAAGCGAATGTATGCCTAAGGAGTATGGAGGCTTGGGATTAAAGGAGGTGAAAAAATTAATATAGCTATGCTAGCTAAACAATGATGGCGTTCTTATTGAAGCTGATCCATTAGTTAATGCAGTAATGAAAGCAAGATATTATTCGGATCAGAATGTGTTAAATGTTGGGCTTGGAAATAATCCTAGCTATGTTTGGCGTGGTATTGTTCAAGGTCTGGAAGCTCTTAAAGCTGGTGCAAGGAGAAAGATTGGAAATGGTGAGGAGACGATGGTGTGGGATGTACCATGCCTTCCGGATGTGAAAAATGGTTTTGTTAGCCCAATGGAGCATGATAAGAGAACCAATGTCAAGGTTAGTAATTTGATGGTTGCTGGGGAAAAAAGATGGGACGTTGAGATATTGTATAATATTTTTTGCTCGAGAGATGCAGAACTCATAAGACGAATTCCAATACCAATGGTGAACAATGCGGACTCCTGGTACTGGATGCTTTATGACAAAGGAGTTTTTACAGTAAAAAGTTGTTATAGATGGATCCGGGGAGAATGTTCTACTGTTTATTCTGATATGTGGAAAAAGTTATGGTTCCCTGAGAAGGTGACAAATTTCTTATGGCGTCTATGTAAAGGGTGCTTACCAACTAATGCAGCACTGTTGTCAAGACATGTTGATATAGATGTTTGGTGTTCGTGATGCCACTGTGAAACAGAAACGGTTATCCATGTGATGTTCTTTTGTGACTTTGCAAAATCAGTTTGGCAAACTACAGGTGTTCACTACTTGCTTTAATGTTCTACAGACGAAACAACTTGTGCAATCTTTGCAAGATTATTTGAACGAAGTACGAGGGACCAAAGTGTTGAAATTGCCATGGTCTGTTGGAGTCTATGGAACATGAGAAATAACTGGGTTTAGAACCGTGTAAATGGCTCAGTTTTTGGTGTAAGAAATAATGTCAGTCAATTACTTATCAAATGGAAGAAGCTCGGATCAAAGAAAAAGACAGAAGGACTCGAGATGAAGTAGGAGCACAAGCCTGGAAGCCTCCGGATGCAGGATGGTTGAAAATTAATATAGATGCTGCGATGTTCCTTAATAGCAGTATATGTGTTGGTGCTATTATTAGAGATGAAAACTCGTATTTTTTAGCAGCGAGAGGAAAGAAAGTTGCGGGTGCGTGAATGGCcagagaggcagaggcaattaGCCTTAAGGAAGCCTTGTCGTGGATCATTGACAAGGGGTATAAGCAGTGTATAATCGAAACAGATTTGTCTGCTCTAGCTGCTGCGTGTAATGGTAGACAAGGAGAAGCTCTTTTTGGTACCATTGTCATTAATTGTATTCGGTTACTTAAGCACGTAAATCAAGTGCTAGTTATTTTTATTTATCGCTTTGCGAATACGGTAGCTCATAGGCTCGCCAAAGCTGCCCATTCTATAAAAGACAAAGGGGAGTGGTATGCCACTCCACCTCAATTCCTTAATCATATTTTGAGTTTGGATATATAATTTAATGAATGTGCGGgcttttattaaaaaaaacaaCTGTAGCCTCCTCCCCCTCTTCTTCTCCCATCATAGGGTTGGGGTTTGTCCTATCATAAGTTAATTGAGGGGCTTTCACTGGTTTTCTCCGATGGAAAGCCCTAAtcctttcaaatttttttattctCGTTAATTTTCTTTCAATAAAACCCAAATTTTTGGGCGTTTGCGTGTCTCTCCTGTTGGAGTGTGTGTTTTGTCTATTCTTTTGGAGTGTTTTCATTGTGTTTTTGTTAAGTTATGGTTGATTTTATTTGGGGTTGGATCTGTTGAGAACGATTTTGTTGATATTTTTGGTGACCTGGAAAGCATTCATCAAATCTGGGGCGGTGGTAATTATTGCAAGAGCTCAGCTTTCACAATCAAAGATTGTTCATCTTTCCAGAGTTtacactttcggcatgtctatagctgcTATCCGGCGTGTAGATAGTTGGGGTGCTTTCGACATGTTTATAACTGGTATTCGGCATGTAGATAGCTAGGGTGCCGTTTCTCCAATCTCAGTTTGTGCGATTGATGTTTCTAAATACCGGGCTAACAATAATATTTACGTGATATAGTTAATTGTGATGTTGTTGTTTTCTGGGATGTTGGTGCAGTTTGTATCGCTTGAAATATCTTTATTTCGCTTTTAGTTTCAAGAATTCTTAAATTCAGTGTATTAAACAATcaggaaacaaatcatctaattggTTTTAGTATGTTGTTTGTTTTCCAGCCTTGTTGTATCGGTAATTGGGAGTTTGTCCCGAATGTATTATGTTTAAGTTAATAAAATTTATGCCTCCTGAGTCATACTCTATCGCTaaaatgcggtttaccttggttcacgtgatttgcaggctattacgtgagcccGTATGGTTTACCGGTGCGAatccgaagggtagcggctgtaGGTTACCTACAATAAAAATAATAGTTTTTTATTTGCCAAAAAAAAAGTTTGTTTAtgatttttattataattaatttatacaaaattttcTTTCATGAATTTCATTTTTTTCCTAAAAAAATAATTTCGTTTTTAATTTGGGATACATACTATAGTTTTATGAAAGCCAAAAACAtcaatcaatcaatttgattataACGAACCCAAACGTGGACGATTGAAAATTAGGGTTTCACACACCAACAATATCTCTCGAATCAAATTAATCAAATCGGAGAAAGATGTGGCACGAAGCTCGTCGATCGGAGAGAAAGGTCCACGATATGATGGACGCTGCTCGTAAGCGAGCTCAAAGACGCGCCGTTTATCTCGCCAAGCGTCGGGGCGACCCGCAACAATCCATTCAAGTTTCCGGATCTCGTTGCCGTATGTACCGTGACGACGGTCTTTATCAAGCTACTCAAGATCAGCAAGGCCTGTAtgtgtttttttttaaaataaatccCTAATTTTTACTTcattttttgtttaatttattttctaCTTAAATGTTGTTATTTATAATGTTCTTTGATTGTTAGCGTAATTTGTAGTAGGATTAGGATGTAGGTGATTTGATTTTGGCACTGAATAGTATATGTTAGGAGCTATATTTTTCGTTATTTTTCGTGGCATGATTCCTTAATTCTAAGTTATAAAGTTGTTTTTACGAGTATCTATCTATTACTATAATTCAAGGGATAACTTCCAAGTTCCGTCCTTGCTCATTTTTTCCCCGTAGTTTAGCTACATTTTGTAATGGACGCTTGTTGTTCTTTGTTAATATTTCTTTGAAATCAGGATACCATGGAATGGGAAACAGGATGTCATGATTGACAGGTAATTTCCTCTAAAAGAATTAGTTAGAATGTAGTCTGGCTTGTATAGGGAAAACGTTAGTGTTTATACTTACTGGATTTATGTTTGGCAGATTTGATGGTCGTGCTCTACTGGATTTTATCAGAGACTCTGATTCACGACGAATCCGGGTTCCTGATAAGACGGAAGAAGAGGAAGAACTTGAAGAGTTCGTTAATTTTGAGCGTTATCGGGATTTAATTAAGCATCGACGTAGAGGATGTCGGTACTTGTTTACTTCTTATAATCTATTCGGCTCTATACATTACTAATGTAAATATTGAGTTTAATTTTGTTCTTAACAAGGCAACCACAACAATACCCCGAAAAATTTATATTCTTATGGAGCAAATGGAATTTATATACTTTGGCTTTACGAGCTGTGCATTTTTTTCCTCATGGCAGTTACGGATGGAGATGGATTGCAACACGTTCATCTAGAAATGGAGGCAAAGAATGTTGCATTATTCGGATTAGACAGGTTTACATCATATATACCTATTACTACTTTCCCTAATTGGGTGCCTGATGAAACTTATGTATAGCATATATTGTGGTTGGGATGGCTGGCAGGTGCACCGCCACCCAAACTCTAATCTTTTCGTAAATTTAGTTTTaaattatgtgtatatatatttaaatcTTGTATGTAAGTgtaatgattttaaaatatcttACTTTCCCCCTCCAAGTAGGATATCATGCAAATGATATATCTAAATTTTGACAGAAGGATATAAAAAACTTGTTATTTGTATGTTGAATTTGAAGTGTATTAATCAAATTTTATAGTTTATGGTTTTGTTAttgattattttaatatataCGTTTAAATGTATTTTTAAAATGTAAGGTGTTTATATTTTTGCATGTGCAACCTCTCAGTCCTGGCTCAGTCTTTTGCCAAGAGCATCGACAAACTTGATAGAACAACATCAACCGGAAAATAGACTGTTTAAATGTATACCCAATTTATTTTTACCAATTTTCTTTGTTTGCGGTTTCCCCCTTTTAGATTAATTTATGACTAGGAGTGATAATGACAAAATTTTAAGTGTATCCACTTTATTCATTTGTATACTTTCTTATGATTTGTTTTTTTTTGTATTCATTTGGTAGATCTCAACCTGCTCAGCCAACAGCAAACAAGGGAACTTATTCTCAAGTGGGTTTTTCTTATGACGGAGAAGGAAAACAGGAAACGCAGTATTCAGACGGTGATGACAATGATGAGGACGAAGATGAGGATGATGACGACGACGAGGATTTTAACAGTGATGATAGCAATGATGAAGGAATGGATTTAATCGCAAAAGATTATGGGGTGAAGAGGTATGGGTGGCTTGTATACATGGATAAAAAGGctaaagaagaagaaagaaggcaAAAAGAAATAGTAAAGGGAGATCCTACTATGGTACGTCTGCCCGGAGAACCATATGTAGTGATACTTGTGTAGTTTGAATATAAAATCCGGATTATATGACTACGGTTAATTTTTAACTTGCAGAAAAAGTTGAGTCGCAAAGACAGGAGGAAGGCATCTCAGATAGAAAGGGAGAGGGAAAGAGAAGTTGCTAGGGGTGTTGGAACTAGAGTGCTTCATCATGACCCCTACAGGTATGCTGCTTCTTTTTCTGATTAGTTTCTAATACATGTATTATCACTTATGGACCGGAGATCTTTTTATGCCTAAATGATTCTCGATATTTATGGTTTCCAGGGAGTCTAGACGAAGTCCAACTTATGAAGCTTATCCTCGTTCTAGAAGGCATGCTTTGTTTACCTTTCTTTTTTTTACTTGTTACAATGTTCGGTCCACTCACTTTTTTCACTGCCTTTGCTAGATCAAGGTCAAGGTCATATTCCCCATCACGTTCTAGGCGCAATGCTCGTGGTGCTCATTCCGAAGATGTTTCTCGAAGCAAGTCAAGAGCTCCTAAAATAGAATACATTACTGAATTTGGCGGAGCTGGAGAAGGAGCTGAGCCAAAGGTCGTGGGCTACTCACCACCACCATCTCCTCGGTCTGAAGCCAGCCCTTTGAACCGGTCGGAGCACTTGACCTTTTATTCTTGCAAAAGATAGATTGGGCAGTCATTACTCTGCTGCTGCTTACACCCATTTTGTTAGCTGAGGCAAACTTTTGTGGTTTAAAATTAGATCAGTGTTAGGATTTTATCAGCATAAGCAGAGAGGAAGATTGAAGCGAACATCTGTTTCTGAAGTTTAATTCTCCCTGAAATGGGCTATATATGAATGCATCCGAGAAGTGTTGAACGGGCATCTCTAATGCTTCTCCTTTTCTGCAGGCCATCATCTGGTCACATACTTGAGGCCCTTCATGTTGATCCTGCATCTGGTGTATCACTGGATAAGGAAAAGAATTCTAAATTGTTAAAACCACCAGCAAGGTATGATAGGGATTGTAGACCTGTGGAAAATTATGCGGCCCACATGCTTAAGCCTAATGATGATCTTGAAGTTTTAGTACACTAAGCAGTGTGTGTTCATCTACATTAGCAGCACATCATCAGCACTGGCAAAATTAAAAGCGACAGGTAGTGCGAGCCTTCCTAAGCAGCAGGCCGAGAAAAAGGAAACACCGCAAGAGCGGCTGAAACGAATTATGAGCAAACAACTAAATAAACAGAGTATGTAATGCAGAGCATTTGACTAAATCAGTCTTCCTTTATTATAGATGTCAGAAGTCTATAATTATGTTTTGAACCTAACTGATTGGTGACTGGTTGTATAGTTAAGAAAGACACTGCTGTTGAAATGGCTAAGAAACGTGAACAAGATCGTCAAAGGCTCGAGAAACTTGCGGAAACTAACCGGTTGAGTAGGTATAGACGTCGGAGCCGGAGCAGAAGTTATAGCCGTTCTCCAAGGTAAATCAAATCCAATCTGCCCATGTTGCATATGAGTATAACGATTATGTGTACAGAATTTCACTTGCTACAAATTGTTGTTTCTGAAAATGGTATTTACATAAAGGATCGcctaataatattattattatttcaatGCAGCGTTCATTGTTCTCTTTAAGTTTTGGTCTATGTTTTTATCTATTGTTCTGGCACTCTTCACACTTTGACAATTGCCTCCCATAGAGTAACAGGACGatcattttttttaatattggAAATGCCTGTTTTGTATAGACCATGGAACGAGTCTAGCGATATATCGGCTTTACCCTGAGTCATACAAACTCACATTTTTCAATAGTTTGGTAGATTTGTTGAAATTTGATGGCAGAGGCCTCAGGAAAGCCAGGAGAATGATTTGTTTGTATTCTGTCATTTGTTCCTCTTGGTCCTGAAAATTGCTTTCAGACTACCTGGCCCTGATTCATCCTTTTCAACTCTTACACAAGCAGCACTCATGTTAGACGTGTGTTAGTGCAAGTTATTAGGACTGCTGTTACAATTTCAATAATGTAGCTGAATCTTGGTTAATTCTTTTTTGTTTGAATAAAGTTGTGAGACAATTGAGAAACGACATACTCTTCCATTCTTTTGTGTTTGATGACAAGCCAGTTAAATATCTTGTGGCCTTGTTACAGAAGGCACCGACGCAGTCGAAGTCCGAGCAGGGGCAAGAGTTCACGAAGAAGACATCATTCCCGCTCTCGCTCACCATCTCGTTCGCCCTCCTACTCCCGGTCTCTGTCTCGTTCCCGTTCACCTCGGTAAGCATATGTTTTGGCTGAACAATGCAACCTTTACTTCTGGTTGAAAGGACAATCTGAGTGGAGCTCTATGGTTGCAGGAGAAGAAGCCGGTCTAGGTACTGACTGATTTTTCCTAGCTTGGAGTTGATGCAAACAGATGGGTTTGGCTGTATAGCCAGACTGTAAAGGCGAAAAGTACTCTGTTATTTTCTTGTTATGTTTTACAAAAAACATGGTTTTACCAAATTAGTTTATCCAGTTTCCAGAATGTTTAGTGTTGTGATTAGTATTATATTTTACTTGAACTGAACTGCCGAGTTTGTAATTTATGCTGGAAAATGAAGGTGTCCGTCGCTGCTTACTGGTAAAAAATATTGACCAATTTCTGatggagttatttgtattttttGTTGTTCATTTTAAGATTTTTTTGTTTTGTAAAACATATGCTACGGGTGTTTGGCTTTAAGTTCAAATTTTAGCATGAAATGAAAATAATATAAAGTTTTATTGAAATAGAAAGCAAGTTCTCCTGAGGTCACTAGTAGGCTTTATTTCAAACATAAAACATACAAATATACAATTATTAAATATACTCTTATTCTTGCTTTTAAAAAAGCGAGAGAAAACTTGTTTTGTTTCTGAAATGGTATAAACATTGTTCAGATTATTCCTGTGTATATTTTAGCCAGTTCTGATACAAAGTTATGAGATTTTAGTACATAAACATGTAATAGCCATGTGATTCTTTTTAAGTTTCCTTTTTTCCATTTCTGATTGCCCTTTATTCCAATTTATCGTATCTCCTATGATTCCATAACACGGAACTCACTATGCCCTTTTTTTGCCTCATTCTGAAAAAAAAGTAAAAGTTGCATAGATGAAACTTGCTTCCAaaaccttgctttattccattTGAATCACACGGACAGTAACATTGTGGGGGTGTACATGAAAATGATACGGAGCATCTCCAACGGTACAAATCTCTTCGCTAAAAGTCTACGCAGCATCtcataattaaaattataaatattatataaaaatattatgcACTCCAATGTTACAAattcattaattaaaattttaGCTAATCTCATTACGTTGATCATATTTGTTAAATCTATGGAGACCGAAAACAATGTATCAAATCATATGTTATCATATTAAAATAAAACATTCTATTTATAACGAACTGAAATAATAAAgacatactatttttaaaatatatttaaaatacaGCCTATCATTATAGTCAATTTCGCTGTACTTTAATATTTTATAAGTTCAGAAAATTTTAGAtaatcaatattttttttatatgacGTTTGACTTTTGTGCACACACTTCTAAGTACTTTGACAACgtagttaaaataataatttttaattttttttgtgaataaaaaatatataactaaaactttaattcagaaaaagaaatttttaaacattactccctccgtcccaccaGGATGTTTACATCTCTGGTGGGCACGGagaccaatatatatatatatataaaagtagGTAAAGTAATGAAAAATGATGAAAAGTGGTTAAAGTAGTGAGAactattaatatttaataatagaTTTGAGAGAGTGGAGGAAGTTAGTGGGTATAATAgtgttttatattattaaaagttTACTATTTTTGGAATGTAAAGAAATGGATGAGACGGCCCAAAATAGTAACTGTAAAGAAATGGATGAGACAGAGGGAGTATTATTTTAACTATGTGGTCAATAGACTTAGAAACGTGTGCACAAAAGTCAAACGATATATAAAAAAGACAGAGGAAGGattatttaatcaacaattttagtCCATAAGAAATGGAGATGCCATAACGGAAGAGATCAAAAAAAGATCAGAGAAATCTCGCCCTTTCCCCGGGGAGATAAAAGAAAGATCGAGATGCCTTGCACTTTCCCAAAATATGTCTTTTCACCTCTGCCATTTACACTACTTGTGGAATATTCCCATTCCATTCACTTTCCTTTGGCGACACAACCTATTCCTATCGACAAGAGAACTTGATACCATCACCGCACGAGGATAGATGCTAGTCTCTTTCTTTTCTCTTGTGCTAAGTTTGATTTTCTATATTACATTCACTATCCTCCTAGtagaatatataaatttataatttctAGGGTGAAGTCTAAAATTGTTGAGTATTTTCAACTATGGTAACTCATTGTGGCTACCTAATTGCTAAACGAGGCTAATGTTCGTGATTAGGTCTGTACAGAATTCCGGTCTGGACATGTAACTTGGACCGGATCTACTGGTCTGAGACCCGGACCGAACCGAACATACCCGGTCCGGTCCCCGATCCTTACAATTGACAAAATCCGGTTTTCGGTCCGGTTCAAAACCTGATAAAATCCGGTCTATACCTGAATGGACCTGaattcatatatataattattttaccTTTAATTGATGTCTTATAAGatcatatataaatattaaacaTTCACGCATATCATATTTTATTGATCCATATTAATA from Apium graveolens cultivar Ventura chromosome 5, ASM990537v1, whole genome shotgun sequence includes the following:
- the LOC141662052 gene encoding uncharacterized protein LOC141662052 isoform X2 — its product is MWHEARRSERKVHDMMDAARKRAQRRAVYLAKRRGDPQQSIQVSGSRCRMYRDDGLYQATQDQQGLIPWNGKQDVMIDRFDGRALLDFIRDSDSRRIRVPDKTEEEEELEEFVNFERYRDLIKHRRRGFTDGDGLQHVHLEMEAKNVALFGLDRSQPAQPTANKGTYSQVGFSYDGEGKQETQYSDGDDNDEDEDEDDDDDEDFNSDDSNDEGMDLIAKDYGVKRYGWLVYMDKKAKEEERRQKEIVKGDPTMKKLSRKDRRKASQIEREREREVARGVGTRVLHHDPYRESRRSPTYEAYPRSRRSRSRSYSPSRSRRNARGAHSEDVSRSKSRAPKIEYITEFGGAGEGAEPKVVGYSPPPSPRSEASPLNRPSSGHILEALHVDPASGVSLDKEKNSKLLKPPASTSSALAKLKATGSASLPKQQAEKKETPQERLKRIMSKQLNKQIKKDTAVEMAKKREQDRQRLEKLAETNRLSRYRRRSRSRSYSRSPRRHRRSRSPSRGKSSRRRHHSRSRSPSRSPSYSRSLSRSRSPRRRSRSRY
- the LOC141662052 gene encoding uncharacterized protein LOC141662052 isoform X1; translation: MWHEARRSERKVHDMMDAARKRAQRRAVYLAKRRGDPQQSIQVSGSRCRMYRDDGLYQATQDQQGLIPWNGKQDVMIDRFDGRALLDFIRDSDSRRIRVPDKTEEEEELEEFVNFERYRDLIKHRRRGFTDGDGLQHVHLEMEAKNVALFGLDRSQPAQPTANKGTYSQVGFSYDGEGKQETQYSDGDDNDEDEDEDDDDDEDFNSDDSNDEGMDLIAKDYGVKRYGWLVYMDKKAKEEERRQKEIVKGDPTMKKLSRKDRRKASQIEREREREVARGVGTRVLHHDPYRESRRSPTYEAYPRSRRSRSRSYSPSRSRRNARGAHSEDVSRSKSRAPKIEYITEFGGAGEGAEPKVVGYSPPPSPRSEASPLNRPSSGHILEALHVDPASGVSLDKEKNSKLLKPPASSTSSALAKLKATGSASLPKQQAEKKETPQERLKRIMSKQLNKQIKKDTAVEMAKKREQDRQRLEKLAETNRLSRYRRRSRSRSYSRSPRRHRRSRSPSRGKSSRRRHHSRSRSPSRSPSYSRSLSRSRSPRRRSRSRY
- the LOC141662052 gene encoding uncharacterized protein LOC141662052 isoform X3 — its product is MWHEARRSERKVHDMMDAARKRAQRRAVYLAKRRGDPQQSIQVSGSRCRMYRDDGLYQATQDQQGLIPWNGKQDVMIDRFDGRALLDFIRDSDSRRIRVPDKTEEEEELEEFVNFERYRDLIKHRRRGFTDGDGLQHVHLEMEAKNVALFGLDRSQPAQPTANKGTYSQVGFSYDGEGKQETQYSDGDDNDEDEDEDDDDDEDFNSDDSNDEGMDLIAKDYGVKRYGWLVYMDKKAKEEERRQKEIVKGDPTMKKLSRKDRRKASQIEREREREVARGVGTRVLHHDPYRESRRSPTYEAYPRSRRSRSRSYSPSRSRRNARGAHSEDVSRSKSRAPKIEYITEFGGAGEGAEPKVVGYSPPPSPRSEASPLNRPSSGHILEALHVDPASGVSLDKEKNSKLLKPPASSTSSALAKLKATGSASLPKQQAEKKETPQERLKRIMSKQLNKQIKKDTAVEMAKKREQDRQRLEKLAETNRLSRYRRRSRSRSYSRSPRHRRSRSPSRGKSSRRRHHSRSRSPSRSPSYSRSLSRSRSPRRRSRSRY